A window of the Cystobacter fuscus genome harbors these coding sequences:
- a CDS encoding KdsC family phosphatase, whose protein sequence is MNQDLESLKARVSGLSVMIFDIDGTLTDGRIFWVPNSGWTQMYSVRDGMGIKRLQEAGLEVAAISGGDSLSAQMRMQSLGIKHVHFGSQDKVAHFETLLELLKVTPERCGYMGDELVDLPLLQAVGFSAAPPEAPDEVRSRVHYVAQRAAGFGAAREVCEFILRHRRVP, encoded by the coding sequence ATGAACCAGGACCTCGAGTCGCTCAAGGCGCGGGTGAGCGGGCTGTCGGTGATGATCTTCGACATCGACGGCACGCTCACGGACGGACGCATCTTCTGGGTGCCCAACTCGGGCTGGACGCAGATGTACAGCGTGCGCGACGGCATGGGCATCAAGCGGCTGCAGGAGGCGGGCCTGGAGGTGGCGGCCATCTCCGGCGGGGACAGCCTCTCGGCGCAGATGCGGATGCAGTCGCTGGGCATCAAGCACGTGCACTTCGGCAGTCAGGACAAGGTGGCGCACTTCGAGACGCTGCTGGAGCTGCTCAAGGTGACGCCGGAGCGGTGTGGCTACATGGGGGACGAGCTGGTGGATCTGCCGCTGCTCCAGGCGGTGGGCTTCTCGGCGGCGCCCCCCGAGGCCCCGGACGAGGTGCGCTCCCGGGTGCACTATGTCGCGCAGCGGGCGGCGGGCTTCGGCGCGGCGCGTGAGGTGTGTGAGTTCATCCTCCGACACCGCCGTGTGCCCTGA
- a CDS encoding tetratricopeptide repeat protein, which produces MRRSLLLLALVLAPGCSRDGATDHLQRARDSVYEKRPDEALVEYRKALDALRMDDSPQAPVLRARALKGAADVYWLELRKVKEAVSVYKELITQCPESPEAQESRVVLAELLRVHFRDPRGAIDQLTAALARNPPQGAELHYQVAKLYFELQDYSQCVLESRKLVERFATSAFVDDALFLQAQALHMQSVQGSPSTAEVQRFRQEASLAYADLLTRFGDSELAPHAMFEAGKLKAEAGDNEKAIEMWVQALKSHPDPSMVQDAIARARRRLAATTPENIGSRVSAFAKVPARPARTSVEAVGGSAEEAARDHGD; this is translated from the coding sequence GTGCGGCGTTCCCTTCTCCTCCTGGCCCTCGTGCTCGCCCCGGGTTGCTCCCGAGACGGCGCCACCGATCACCTGCAGCGCGCCCGCGACTCCGTCTACGAGAAGCGTCCCGACGAGGCGCTCGTGGAGTACCGCAAGGCGCTGGATGCGCTGCGGATGGATGACTCCCCCCAGGCCCCGGTGCTCCGGGCGCGCGCGCTCAAGGGCGCCGCGGACGTGTACTGGCTGGAGCTGCGCAAGGTGAAGGAGGCGGTGAGCGTCTACAAGGAGCTCATCACCCAGTGTCCCGAGTCTCCCGAGGCCCAGGAGTCCCGGGTGGTGCTCGCCGAGCTGCTGCGGGTGCACTTCCGCGACCCCCGCGGCGCCATTGATCAGCTCACCGCCGCGCTCGCGCGCAATCCGCCCCAGGGCGCCGAGCTGCACTACCAGGTGGCCAAGCTGTACTTCGAGCTGCAGGACTACAGCCAGTGCGTGCTCGAGTCGCGCAAGCTGGTCGAGCGCTTCGCCACCAGCGCCTTCGTGGACGACGCGCTCTTCCTCCAGGCCCAGGCGCTGCACATGCAGTCGGTCCAGGGCTCCCCGAGCACCGCCGAGGTGCAGCGCTTCCGGCAGGAGGCCTCGCTCGCCTACGCGGATCTGCTCACGCGCTTTGGCGACTCGGAGCTGGCCCCGCACGCCATGTTCGAGGCGGGCAAGCTCAAGGCCGAGGCGGGTGACAACGAGAAGGCCATCGAGATGTGGGTGCAGGCCCTCAAGAGCCACCCGGATCCGTCCATGGTGCAGGACGCCATCGCCCGGGCGCGCCGCCGCCTCGCCGCGACGACGCCGGAGAACATCGGCTCGCGCGTGTCGGCCTTCGCCAAGGTCCCCGCGCGGCCCGCGCGCACCTCGGTGGAGGCGGTGGGCGGCTCGGCCGAGGAGGCTGCGAGGGATCACGGCGACTGA